One window from the genome of Ananas comosus cultivar F153 linkage group 13, ASM154086v1, whole genome shotgun sequence encodes:
- the LOC109719112 gene encoding serpin-ZXA-like: MFSASRSFVSSLSSSLRPRVLMSTRRLASSPPPPPLPETRFAPKKAIRAMSLSKFVAHQTAFALRLAQRVAAAEAKEGANVAFSPLSLHALLSLAAAGTRGPALDELLAVLTPAGGAGGATADDVAALAARVVGRVLADASAGGGPRVSFANGVWVDASLSLKAAFAEIAASAYKAEIQSVDFQTKAGEIIDQINSWVSSATNGLIKSMISGRAINQFTRVVLGNAIYFKGAWADRFDASGTEDGEFHLLNGNSVRVPFMTNPEMQFMSSYDDFKVLRLPYRKGNDRRQFSMYIFLPDDRDGLWSLIDKLSSDPEFLNRHLPKREVKLGEFRIPKFKISCGLDAPRLLEEMGVHLLFCGDGGLTEIADSPITGGTSILHKSFIEVNEEGTEAAAASFMMLGACFWAPPPDFVADHPFFFLIREDTTEAVLFMGHVLDPSVVA; the protein is encoded by the exons ATGTTCTCCGCGTCGCGCTCTTTCGTCTCGTCTCTTTCCTCCTCCCTCCGTCCTCGTGTGCTGATGAGTACGAGACGCTTAgcatcttctcctcctccgccgccgcttccgGAAACGCGCTTCGCCCCGAAGAAGGCGATTCGCGCGATGAGCCTGAGCAAGTTCGTCGCCCACCAAACCGCGTTCGCCTTGCGCCTCGCGCAGCGCGTGGCCGCCGCCGAGGCGAAGGAGGGCGCCAACGTCGCGTTCTCGCCGCTCTCCCTCCACGCGCTCCTCAGCCTCGCCGCGGCGGGGACGCGGGGCCCCGCCCTCGACGAGCTCCTCGCCGTGCTCACCCCCgcgggcggcgccggcggcgccaCCGCTGACGACGtcgccgccctcgccgcccGCGTCGTCGGCCGCGTCCTCGCCGACGCCTCCGCCGGCGGTGGGCCCCGCGTCTCCTTCGCGAACGGGGTGTGGGTCGacgcctccctctccctcaaggCCGCGTTCGCGGAGATCGCCGCCTCCGCTTACAAGGCGGAGATCCAATCCGTCGATTTCCAAACCAAG GCTGGTGAAATTATCGATCAAATTAACTCATGGGTTAGTTCGGCAACAAATGGTCTTATAAAGAGTATGATTTCCGGCAGAGCTATCAACCAATTCACTAGGGTGGTGCTCGGTAATGCTATTTACTTTAAAGGGGCTTGGGCTGATAGATTCGACGCATCAGGAACGGAAGATGGTGAGTTCCACTTGCTCAATGGAAATTCTGTGCGAGTGCCCTTCATGACGAATCCGGAAATGCAGTTCATGTCTTCATACGATGACTTCAAAGTGCTTAGGCTTCCGTATAGAAAAGGGAATGATAGGAGACAATTTTCCATGTATATTTTCCTGCCCGACGATCGAGATGGGCTATGGAGTTTAATTGATAAGTTGAGTTCCGATCCCGAGTTCCTAAACCGCCATCTCCCAAAGCGGGAGGTCAAATTGGGAGAGTTCAGGATtcccaaattcaaaatatcttGCGGGTTGGATGCACCTCGACTTCTAGAAGAGATGGGAGTACATTTGCTCTTCTGTGGGGACGGGGGCCTGACTGAAATAGCCGATTCACCCATCACCGGCGGAACATCGATTTTGCACAAATCTTTCATCGAAGTTAATGAGGAAGGAACCGAAGCAGCTGCCGCTTCTTTCATGATGCTTGGGGCTTGTTTCTGGGCGCCTCCTCCGGACTTCGTTGCTGATcaccctttctttttcttgatcAGGGAGGACACAACCGAAGCGGTGCTATTCATGGGCCACGTGCTCGATCCCTCAGTGGTCGCGTAA